In Acropora muricata isolate sample 2 chromosome 13, ASM3666990v1, whole genome shotgun sequence, the DNA window ggTGATCGTGTCGCAGAAGGACGAGctaatggaaatctcggtattgcttacaagtcactgggtgacgtccgaaaggccattgagtgtcatgaaaaacatttggaaattgcgatagaaatcggagatcgggctggagaaggacgagctaatggaaatctcggtattgcttacaagtcactgggtgacttccgaaaagccatcgagtatcatgaaaaacatttgaaaattgcgacagaaatcggtgatcgggctggagaaggaggagcctatggaaatctcggtaatgcttacaagtcactggaagacttccaaaaagccattgattatcatgaaaaacacttgaaaattgcaacagaaatcggtgatcgggccggagaaggaattGCTTATTACAATATTGGTAACCTACTCTCTGTGCTTGGACGGTTTGACTTTTCGGTGTTTACTTTTAGTTTCGCTGTGAATGTGTTTAATACTTTGAGATCTCTATTGACGTCCAAAAGTAactggaaaatgaaatttcgtgaTCTGCATGAGATGACGTACACTTCCTTATGGATGTCATTGCTAAAAATTGGAAAGATCAACGAGGCTTTGGTCgctgctgatcaaggacgagcgcagactttgaatGACAATTTGTTGGTTCAATATGGACTCGCTTCACCCTCATCATGCGCCACATTTGACTCCAAGGGGACAACAATTCGCCTCTTCACAAAGCTTTCTCCACAAATGATCTTTCTCGCACTCGAAGGACTTGGGATCAACATCTGGTTTTTGAGCAGGGGacagaaagttgcatttcgacAAGGGAAGCTACAGGCTGATATCACAAAGAAAGATCCCATAGGCGCCTTATTACAAGCAGCTTTAAGAAAAATCAAAGCTAAAGATGAAGTAAGatgcgaagatcgcacatttggtGAATTAGACAATGAATGTCCGTGTAGCAGAGAGGTGTGCGAAGAAGTAGAAAAGTCATGTCACTCTTTAGACAATCCCTTtaggccattttatgatgcagttattgccccaattgttgacttgcttggatctcaattcgacgagttggtcattgtttctgaaGGTGCGCTGTGCCTTACGCCATGGGCTGCCGttgttgaatcgattaggattcgcactgtcccctctcttaccagttatcaattgatctcacGTGTACCCGAGGGCTATCACAAGAAGACGGGGGCGCTTTtagtcggaaatccgtgcttaagcGAGTTGGAGAAACCTCCACCGGatttaccatgtgctcaagaggaagtagaaatgattgcatcaattcttaacaccagacccctaacagggagagaggcaacaaaagctgaagtgataaaacggatgtcgtcagttggtttaattcacattgctgcccacggaaacaagagcactggagaaattgccctgtctccaaaccctggatggacttccaagttTCCTCAacaaaaggatttcattttgaaaatgtccgatgtacaagcggccaatctacgagctcgtcttgttgtcttaagttgctgtcacagtggacgaggcagaatcttgaagggtgagggtgtggtcggtatcgcacgtgccttcttggcagctggtgctcgttctgtgttgatatccctgtgggcaataagcgacgaagctaccatggtgttcatgaaaagcttctaccaacacctgaaggaagggAAAAGCGCCAGTGCTGCTGTGCACCAaacgatgaaatcccttcgtgaatctaaGAGGTTTgctgagatgaggtactgggctccattccaacttatcggagatgacgtcaagattgaattcgagacGGATAACGCCAAAAATTAGAGAAATGACATGATTGTTTTTGTGCCTGTTTTTGTTAATATAATATCCAGCGTATATTTTTTACTGCTAGTATATatataacaatgataataataatagcaccACTAAacgtaacaataacaataatatcagCTATAATGATAAGAAAAGAGATAAAGTTAACTACTATAACAGTATACATCATGTCAAGATCCAATCATTTTCTAGTTATAGCTTTTTAAATGAGGGGACTTACGTGGCGAGTTTTGCTTCATTCGAAAACTGGTTGCTAAGCATAGTACCGCTAAATGTAAAGATTCAGGTTGTCGTGACATTGAAAATTAATTACGCAGAAGCAGGCTATTTATCTCCTGTCACTTCACACGAAATCTGGACTTTTATCGGCAGTAGTGTCAGTAAGTCTTAAATCAAAATTAGCAAGGATTACCCCTATCTTTAAAAAAGGCTCGAGATTTGACAAAGGCAATTATAGGCCAATTTCCGTTCTTTCTAATTTtagtaaaataattgaaaaagctATGTATCATCTCTTCTATAGATATTTGGAAGATTTTAAGATACTCTATCCCTTCTGTTTGGCTGTggagaaaaatcttcaaccatgCATGCTCTTACCTCATTCACTGCATCAATTGGCGAGTccattgataataatgaatttGGTTGTGGCATATTTATTGATTTGATAAAAAGGTTTAGATACAATTAATCATGCAATTCTATTAACTAAGCTCAACCATCATGAAATTAGAGGCAATGGGCGTGAATGGCTTAAGTCGTATTTAT includes these proteins:
- the LOC136896003 gene encoding tetratricopeptide repeat protein 28-like, encoding MDEQAGKRRDFGNQTLHFHSIGDLQILAEFLEKHLTIIIEKGDRAEEGGAYRELGIVYFSLGDFRKAIEYHDKHVKSAIEIGHRAGEGQAYGNLGNAYFSLGDFRKAIHYHEKHLKIAIEFGDRSGEGQAYGNLGNAYRSLGNFRKAIEYHEKHLKIAIEVGGRAGEGRAYQSLGNAYDSLGDFRKAIEYHEKHLKIAMEIGDRAGEGRAYANLGIPYRSLGDSRKAIEYHEKHLKIAIEIGDRAGEGRAYGSLGNAYFSLGDFRKAIHCHEKLLKIAIEIGDRAGEGRTYGNLGNAYRSQGDFRKSIEYHEKDLKMAIEIGDRAGEGQAYGNLGNAYRSLGDFQKAIEYHEKDLKIAIEIGDRAGEGGAYGNLGNAYSSQGDFRKAIEYHEKHLKIAIEIGDRAGEGGAYGNLGNAYFSLGDFRKAIEYHEKRLKIATEIGDLAGEGGAYGNLGNAYFSLGDFGKAIEYYEEHLKIAIEVGDRAGEGQAYGNLGNALRSLGDFKKAIEYHEKRLKLAIEIADRSGEGRAYANLGNAHFSLGDFREAIEYHQKGLKIAMEIGDRVAEGRANGNLGIAYKSLGDVRKAIECHEKHLEIAIEIGDRAGEGRANGNLGIAYKSLGDFRKAIEYHEKHLKIATEIGDRAGEGGAYGNLGNAYKSLEDFQKAIDYHEKHLKIATEIGDRAGEGIAYYNIGNLLSVLGRFDFSVFTFSFAVNVFNTLRSLLTSKSNWKMKFRDLHEMTYTSLWMSLLKIGKINEALVAADQGRAQTLNDNLLVQYGLASPSSCATFDSKGTTIRLFTKLSPQMIFLALEGLGINIWFLSRGQKVAFRQGKLQADITKKDPIGALLQAALRKIKAKDEVRCEDRTFGELDNECPCSREVCEEVEKSCHSLDNPFRPFYDAVIAPIVDLLGSQFDELVIVSEGALCLTPWAAVVESIRIRTVPSLTSYQLISRVPEGYHKKTGALLVGNPCLSELEKPPPDLPCAQEEVEMIASILNTRPLTGREATKAEVIKRMSSVGLIHIAAHGNKSTGEIALSPNPGWTSKFPQQKDFILKMSDVQAANLRARLVVLSCCHSGRGRILKGEGVVGIARAFLAAGARSVLISLWAISDEATMVFMKSFYQHLKEGKSASAAVHQTMKSLRESKRFAEMRYWAPFQLIGDDVKIEFETDNAKN